A window of the Primulina eburnea isolate SZY01 unplaced genomic scaffold, ASM2296580v1 ctg241_ERROPOS200780, whole genome shotgun sequence genome harbors these coding sequences:
- the LOC140820879 gene encoding proline-rich receptor-like protein kinase PERK4, which yields MDHIVKLAPPPGVMGTPAAHGGWGTTPPPPHANLSNEFMSPPGCNNSGQHPISLPPPSPNVGGNMGPRSQFSYEELAAATGGFAHSNLLGQGGFGFVHKGVLPDGREVAVKSLKADSGQGEREFQAEVDIISRVHHRHLVSLVGYCIAREQRMLVYEFVPNKTLEFHLHAKDQSVMDWATRLRIAVGSAKGLAYLHEDCHPRIIHRDIKTANILLDFNFEAMVADFGLAKLTSENYTHVSTRVMGTFGYLAPEYASSGKLTEKSDVFSFGVMLLELITGRKPVDHTNKTMEDSLVDWARPLLSKALEDGSYDALVDPRLQDNYVPHEMARMVSCAAASIRHSARRRPKMSQIVRSLDGNSLLEDLNEGVKPGQSAAFNPKGNIESYDTGAYNADMMKFRKMVMTSQNCNSSGATSEYGLNPSSSSSNDSRELGDVTTPDPNGSKP from the exons ATGGATCACATCGTCAAGCTTGCTCCACCACCCGGCGTCATGGGCACCCCCGCTGCCCACGGCGGCTGGGGCACAACTCCTCCCCCGCCCCATGCAAACCTAAGCAACGAGTTCATGAGTCCCCCTGGCTGCAACAATTCAGGGCAACATCCCATTTCTCTGCCACCTCCATCTCCAAACGTGGGCGGCAATATGGGTCCCAGAAGCCAGTTCAGTTACGAAGAGCTTGCAGCTGCAACAGGTGGGTTCGCTCACTCCAATTTGTTAGGCCAAGGTGGGTTCGGTTTCGTGCACAAAGGAGTCTTACCTGACGGGAGGGAGGTTGCCGTGAAGAGTCTCAAGGCCGATAGCGGACAAGGCGAACGCGAGTTCCAAGCGGAGGTTGATATTATCAGCCGAGTTCATCACCGGCACCTTGTGTCTCTTGTTGGATATTGCATTGCCAGAGAGCAGCGAATGTTGGTTTATGAGTTCGTGCCGAACAAGACCTTAGAATTCCATCTTCATG CAAAAGATCAGTCAGTCATGGACTGGGCGACTAGGCTTCGAATTGCGGTGGGATCCGCCAAGGGGCTTGCTTACCTACATGAAGATT GCCACCCTCGAATCATCCATCGCGACATCAAGACAGCAAATATACTACTTGACTTCAACTTTGAGGCCATG gtGGCTGATTTCGGATTGGCTAAATTGACCAGTGAAAATTACACACACGTTTCCACACGTGTCATGGGAACTTTCGG GTATCTGGCTCCGGAGTATGCATCGAGCGGAAAGCTAACGGAGAAGTCGGATGTCTTCTCCTTCGGGGTGATGCTACTAGAGCTGATAACCGGGCGGAAACCCGTAGACCATACTAATAAAACCATGGAAGACAGCTTAGTCGACTGG GCGAGACCACTTCTTTCGAAAGCATTGGAAGATGGGAGTTACGATGCTTTAGTGGATCCACGCCTCCAAGATAACTATGTCCCCCATGAGATGGCTCGCATGGTTTCTTGTGCAGCTGCTTCCATACGCCATTCTGCCAGAAGACGCCCCAAGATGAGCCAG ATTGTACGTTCTTTGGATGGTAATTCGCTGCTGGAGGACTTGAACGAAGGCGTGAAACCTGGACAAAGCGCTGCTTTTAACCCGAAAGGCAACATCGAGAGCTACGACACGGGCGCATACAATGCCGACATGATGAAATTCAGGAAGATGGTGATGACGAGCCAGAACTGCAACAGCAGCGGAGCCACGAGTGAGTACGGGTTGAACCCTTCCTCGTCCAGCAGCAACGATTCGAGAGAATTGGGAGACGTCACAACTCCTGACCCCAACGGGTCAAAACCATAG
- the LOC140820873 gene encoding ATP-dependent DNA helicase DDM1-like: MAEKEVKTEPVADSPTSVLEDEDCTEKIGVVLKDETDANTNDSSPFSKIIEEEEDKLLEARLKKVKEEDGNKVKEEPPLNDIQFTKLDELLTQTQLYSEFLLENMEDITKNEMEDDEKAVQSKRGRGSKRKAAASYNTRKATRAVAAMLTRSKDGVCENTLTEEERAEKEQYELVPSLTGGKLKTYQIKGLKWMISLWQNGLNGILADQMGLGKTIQTISFLAHLKANGLHGPYLIVAPLSTLTNWMSEIKRFVPSMDAIIYHGDRKARDEIRRNHMPRTLGPKFPVVITSYEIALHDARKHLRHYSWKYLVVDEGHRLKNSKCLLLKELKYLTVENKLLLTGTPLQNNLAELWSLLNFILPDIFSSHEEFESWFDLSGKSSDEAIKEELEEKRRAHVVAKLHTILRPFLLRRLKADVEQMLPRKKEIILYATMTQYQKNFQNHLIDKTLEGHLRQKSEYPYGMKGKLNNLVVQLRKNCYHPDLLESAFDGSYFYPPVEQLVEQCGKFRLLDRLLTKLFARKHKVLIFSQWTKMLDLMDYYFAEKGFQVCRIDGNVKLEQRRRQIQDFNDVDSEYRIFLLSTRAGGLGINLTSADTCILYDSDWNPQMDLQAMDRCHRIGQTKPVHVYRLATAQSVEGRMLRRAFSKLRLEHVVIGKGQFKQERSKADATDSMTEEELIALLRDEEDEVEREIQTDISDEDLDRVLDRSDLLISDFSEGTDNFESKPSVTPLKGPGWEVVIPTATGGVLSSLSS, encoded by the exons ATGGCTGAGAAAGAAGTGAAGACCGAGCCTGTTGCAGATTCTCCAACCTCGGTTCTCGAAGACGAG GACTGCACGGAGAAGATCGGTGTTGTATTGAAGGATGAAACTGACGCAAATACAAATGATTCTTctccattttcaaaaatcatcgAAGAGGAGGAAGATAAGCTTCTGGAAGCTAGGCTGAAGAAAGTAAAAGAGGAAGATGGAAACAAGGTTAAAGAGGAGCCTCCCTTGAATGATATCCAGTTCACTAAACTGGATGAGCTTCTGACACAAACCCAACTTTACTCTGAGTTTCTACTGGAAAATATGGAGGATATCACCAAG AATGAGATGGAGGATGATGAAAAAGCTGTTCAAAGCAAGAGAGGCCGTGGTTCAAAAAGAAAGGCAGCTGCAAGTTATAATACT AGGAAGGCCACGAGAGCTGTCGCAGCCATGCTTACTAGATCTAAAGATGGTGTTTGCGAAAATACTCTTACAGAAGAAGAGAGGGCCGAGAAAGAGCAATATGAATTGGTACCCTCTTTAACTGGTGGAAAGCTGAAAACTTATCAAATTAAAGGCTTGAAGTGGATGATTTCGTTGTGGCAAAATGGACTAAATGGGATACTCGCTGATCAAATGGGGCTTGGGAAAACAATTCAAACTATTTCTTTCCTTGCACATCTAAAAGCAAACGGATTGCATGGACCTTATTTGATTGTAGCTCCTCTCTCCACCCTCACAAATTGGATGAGTGAAATAAAAAG GTTTGTGCCCTCGATGGATGCAATCATTTATCATGGGGACAGGAAGGCAAGGGATGAAATTAGAAGAAATCACATGCCTAGAACACTCGGTCCCAAGTTTCCTGTTGTCATTACTTCTTATGAAATTGCACTGCATGATGCCCGAAAACATTTAAGGCATTACAGCTGGAAATATCTGGTTGTTGATGAG GGACACAGATTGAAGAATTCTAAATGTTTGTTGCTGAAGGAGCTGAAATACCTAACTGTAGAAAATAAGCTTCTTTTGACTGGCACACCTCTGCAAAATAACTTGGCGGAGCTTTGGTCTCTACTGAATTTTATTCTTCCTGATATTTTTTCTTCCCACGAAGAGTTTGAATCCTG GTTTGATTTGTCAGGAAAGTCTAGTGATGAAGCCATCAAGGAAGAATTGGAAGAAAAACGAAGGGCGCAT GTGGTGGCCAAACTTCATACAATATTGCGTCCTTTTCTCCTCCGCAGATTGAAAGCAGATGTGGAGCAGATGCTCCCACGGAAAAAGGAAATTATCTTGTACGCCACGATGACCCAGTATCAGAAAAACTTCCAAAATCATCTAATTGATAAGACGCTTGAAGGTCACctgagacagaaatcagaataTC CATATGGTATGAAAGGGAAGCTAAATAATTTGGTGGTTCAACTTAGAAAGAACTGCTACCACCCTGACCTTTTGGAGTCCGCATTTGATGGTTCAT ATTTTTATCCACCTGTGGAACAGCTAGTTGAGCAGTGTGGCAAATTTCGTTTATTGGACAGATTGCTGACTAAACTGTTTGCTCGCAAGCACAAA GTTCTAATATTTTCGCAATGGACCAAAATGTTGGATTTAATGGACTACTACTTTGCTGAAAAAGGATTTCAAGTTTGTAGGATTGATGGTAATGTTAAATTGGAACAGCGGAGAAGACAG ATTCAAGATTTTAATGACGTTGACAGCGAGTATAGAATTTTCCTCCTTAGCACTCGGGCTGGGGGACTAGGCATTAATCTtacttctgctgatacttgcATTTTATATGACAGCGACTGG AACCCTCAAATGGATTTACAGGCAATGGACCGATGTCACAGAATTGGTCAAACAAAACCTGTCCATGTTTACAGGCTGGCTACTGCTCAATCTGTGGAG GGTCGGATGTTAAGGCGAGCTTTTAGCAAGTTGAGGCTTGAACATGTGGTGATTGGGAAGGGACAGTTCAAGCAAGAACGATCGAAGGCTGATGCAACTGATTCCATGACG GAAGAGGAACTGATAGCTCTTCTTCGTGATGAAGAAGATGAAGTGGAAAGAGAGATTCAGACGGACATTAGTGACGAAGACTTGGATAGAGTTTTGGACCGTAGTGATTTACTAATTTCTGATTTTTCCGAGGGAACTGATAATTTTGAGTCAAAACCAAGTGTCACTCCACTTAAAGGACCTGGCTGGGAGGTGGTGATTCCAACCGCAACTGGAGGAGTGCTCTCCAGTCTCAGCAGCTGA